Proteins encoded together in one Chryseobacterium sp. G0201 window:
- a CDS encoding alpha/beta hydrolase, translated as MNKLIVIIGASLLFFGEASAQKKQNSKIVNTEMKQISPDTFTTFKVSNNLIMYRIVFKNQYNMDVVGHLFIPKSFSQSQKHPAIIVGHPMGAVKEQSADVYASHMAEKGFVTMAIDLSFWGESAGEPRNAVLPDVYSEDFSAAVDFLGTRSFIDREKIGVIGVCGSGSFVLSAAKIDPRLKAIATVSMYDMGSASRNGLNHSQTLEQRKETQKQAAEQRYTEFLGGETKYIGGTTHKIDENTDPIQKEFFEFYRTPRGEYTPKSSSPLLTTHPTLSSVVKFNNFYPFNDIETISPRPVLFITGDQAHSKEFSEDAYKKAAEPKELYYIKGAGHVDLYDKTDLIPFDKLDEFFKQNL; from the coding sequence ATGAATAAACTTATCGTGATTATAGGAGCATCTCTTTTATTTTTTGGAGAAGCATCCGCCCAGAAAAAGCAAAACAGCAAAATAGTGAATACCGAAATGAAACAAATATCGCCAGATACATTTACCACTTTTAAGGTAAGTAATAATTTGATCATGTATAGAATTGTATTTAAAAACCAATACAATATGGACGTAGTTGGTCATCTTTTTATTCCAAAAAGTTTTAGCCAAAGCCAAAAACATCCTGCCATTATTGTTGGACATCCAATGGGAGCCGTAAAAGAGCAAAGTGCAGATGTGTATGCTTCCCATATGGCAGAAAAAGGATTCGTCACAATGGCAATAGATCTTTCTTTTTGGGGTGAAAGTGCAGGTGAGCCACGTAATGCCGTTTTACCAGATGTATATTCCGAAGATTTCAGTGCTGCTGTTGATTTTTTAGGCACCAGATCTTTTATTGACAGAGAAAAAATAGGAGTTATTGGAGTGTGTGGCAGCGGAAGTTTTGTATTAAGTGCAGCAAAAATAGATCCCAGATTAAAGGCGATCGCAACAGTGAGTATGTACGATATGGGAAGTGCAAGTCGTAATGGTTTGAATCATTCTCAAACTCTTGAACAAAGAAAAGAAACTCAAAAACAAGCAGCCGAGCAACGGTATACAGAATTTTTAGGTGGTGAAACAAAATATATTGGCGGAACAACTCATAAAATTGATGAAAATACAGATCCTATTCAAAAGGAGTTTTTTGAATTCTATCGTACGCCTAGAGGTGAATACACCCCAAAAAGCAGTTCTCCATTACTCACTACACATCCAACGTTAAGCAGTGTGGTGAAATTTAATAATTTCTATCCATTCAATGATATCGAAACCATTTCACCACGTCCCGTGCTTTTTATTACTGGTGATCAAGCACATTCAAAAGAATTCAGTGAAGATGCTTACAAAAAAGCGGCAGAACCAAAAGAATTATATTACATCAAAGGAGCCGGGCATGTTGATTTATATGATAAGACAGATTTAATTCCTTTTGATAAATTGGACGAATTTTTCAAACAAAATTTATAA
- a CDS encoding DUF3817 domain-containing protein, giving the protein MIHLFKTKIGRLRILAILEGISLLILVFIAVPMKYWMGNPAFVKMMGPIHGSLFLLFLFNTLSVGVEQHWKFKEITWKVLLACFVPFGTFYIDMKILSKL; this is encoded by the coding sequence ATGATACATTTATTTAAAACAAAAATCGGGAGATTAAGAATACTCGCTATTTTAGAAGGAATCTCTTTATTAATTCTAGTATTTATCGCAGTTCCAATGAAATATTGGATGGGAAATCCTGCTTTTGTAAAGATGATGGGACCGATTCATGGTTCTTTATTTCTACTTTTTCTTTTCAATACATTGAGTGTGGGTGTAGAGCAACACTGGAAGTTTAAAGAAATAACCTGGAAAGTACTTTTGGCTTGTTTTGTTCCGTTTGGAACGTTTTATATTGACATGAAAATTTTAAGCAAATTATGA
- a CDS encoding helix-turn-helix domain-containing protein has protein sequence MEETEKLRTLGYSGIFLSCFSDYSEKCIHATPGHTLVYLYSGEQIIQDRGEQITLKAGECAFIRRDHRILMYKNSVGEELYKGISLTFKRNVLRDFFNKLNKSEIPKNISIPENNIFKIETRPDITSLFQSLTPYFDTNIKPTEGVIHLKLLEGIYALLNSSEKFYPILFDFTEPWKIDILEFMNENYMDELTMEQIASYTGRSLATFKRDFSKISNLTPQKWLIKKRLEVAYDKLKEKRKKVQDVYIEVGFKNPSHFSTAFKKEYGFPPTELS, from the coding sequence ATGGAAGAAACAGAGAAATTGAGAACATTAGGGTATTCAGGAATATTTCTGTCCTGTTTTTCAGATTATAGCGAAAAATGCATTCATGCAACACCGGGTCATACTTTAGTATATTTATATTCTGGCGAACAAATCATCCAGGACAGAGGCGAACAAATCACTTTAAAAGCTGGAGAATGTGCTTTCATTCGAAGAGATCACCGGATTTTAATGTATAAAAACAGTGTAGGAGAAGAACTTTATAAAGGGATTTCTCTAACATTCAAAAGAAATGTTTTACGGGATTTTTTTAATAAATTAAATAAATCTGAGATTCCAAAAAATATTTCAATACCTGAAAATAATATATTTAAGATTGAAACTCGCCCCGATATTACCAGCTTATTTCAATCATTGACGCCATATTTCGACACCAATATAAAACCCACAGAAGGAGTTATTCATTTAAAATTATTAGAAGGGATTTATGCTTTGCTAAACAGTTCGGAAAAATTCTATCCGATTCTTTTTGATTTTACAGAACCCTGGAAAATAGATATTTTAGAATTCATGAATGAAAATTACATGGATGAACTTACAATGGAGCAGATTGCTTCTTACACAGGTAGAAGTTTAGCCACATTCAAAAGAGATTTTAGCAAAATAAGTAATTTAACTCCGCAAAAATGGCTCATTAAAAAACGCCTTGAAGTTGCTTATGATAAACTAAAAGAAAAAAGAAAAAAAGTACAGGATGTTTATATAGAAGTAGGTTTTAAAAACCCATCACACTTCTCTACAGCATTCAAAAAAGAATATGGATTTCCTCCTACAGAATTATCTTAA
- a CDS encoding TetR/AcrR family transcriptional regulator: MKKSEATRLNILRKAFELIYEKGYQTTSVDEIIATTQVTKGAFYYHFKTKDEMGLAIINELMKTTFKNTFIEPFQLTVDPLDSIYELMENILMKNEFLKVEYGCPTSNLTQEMAPWNVEFTKALNKLSSEWEQTMIQAIEKGKENGKVKQDVDAKGIAVFVISGYWGVRNLGKLVNSKSVYLVYLKQLKSYFDSLK, encoded by the coding sequence ATGAAAAAATCGGAAGCCACACGTCTAAATATTTTAAGAAAAGCATTTGAACTGATCTATGAAAAAGGATATCAGACAACAAGTGTTGACGAAATTATTGCAACCACTCAGGTTACAAAAGGTGCTTTCTATTATCACTTTAAAACTAAAGATGAGATGGGTTTAGCGATCATTAATGAATTGATGAAAACAACCTTTAAAAATACTTTTATTGAACCTTTTCAACTTACAGTAGATCCGTTAGATAGCATTTATGAATTGATGGAAAATATTCTCATGAAAAATGAGTTTTTAAAGGTGGAATACGGCTGCCCCACTTCCAATCTTACACAGGAAATGGCTCCCTGGAATGTGGAGTTTACCAAAGCGTTGAACAAACTTTCGTCAGAATGGGAACAAACAATGATCCAAGCCATCGAAAAAGGAAAGGAAAATGGAAAAGTAAAACAGGATGTTGACGCAAAAGGCATTGCTGTTTTTGTAATTTCTGGGTATTGGGGAGTAAGAAATTTAGGAAAATTAGTAAATTCCAAATCTGTATATCTTGTTTATTTAAAGCAACTTAAATCTTATTTTGATTCATTGAAATAA
- a CDS encoding nitrilase family protein, whose protein sequence is MINLKISTAQFENKSGDKEYNLSVIERLAGEAAAKGSHVIAFHECSITGYTFARKLNKEQLLDIAELIPDGKNIQTLQQIANKHNIIILAGLFEKDEHDNLFKAYVCVDKNGLVAKYRKLHPFINPNLLPGNEYCIFEIHGWKCGILICYDNNIIENVRATKLLGADIIFMPHVTMCTPSSRPGAGFVDPKLWENRVADPTSLRLEFEGMKGRDWLMKWLPSRAYDNAAYVVFSNPIGMDDDQLKNGCSMIIDPFGDIIAECRSFDDSFETVVITPEKLTQAGGSRYIKARRPDLYKDIIGRDHLPEQKVVWLNRKND, encoded by the coding sequence ATGATTAATCTCAAAATTTCAACAGCACAATTTGAAAATAAAAGCGGTGATAAAGAATATAATCTTTCTGTGATAGAAAGACTTGCCGGAGAAGCAGCGGCCAAAGGTTCTCATGTAATCGCTTTTCACGAATGTTCCATTACAGGATATACATTTGCCAGAAAACTCAACAAGGAGCAGCTTCTTGATATTGCAGAATTGATTCCTGATGGAAAAAATATTCAGACTTTGCAGCAAATCGCCAATAAGCATAATATCATAATCTTAGCAGGACTTTTTGAAAAAGATGAACATGATAATCTCTTCAAAGCGTATGTTTGTGTAGATAAAAATGGACTTGTTGCAAAATACAGAAAGCTACATCCTTTCATTAATCCCAATCTTTTACCTGGAAACGAATACTGCATTTTCGAAATTCATGGCTGGAAATGCGGCATCCTGATTTGCTACGACAATAATATTATTGAAAACGTAAGAGCTACAAAATTGCTGGGAGCAGATATAATTTTCATGCCTCATGTTACGATGTGTACGCCTTCCTCAAGGCCGGGCGCAGGTTTTGTAGATCCGAAACTTTGGGAAAATAGAGTAGCAGACCCAACATCCTTACGTCTGGAGTTTGAAGGAATGAAAGGCAGAGATTGGCTCATGAAATGGCTTCCTTCGAGAGCGTATGACAACGCAGCGTATGTTGTTTTTTCAAATCCTATCGGCATGGATGATGATCAATTGAAAAATGGCTGCTCGATGATTATTGATCCTTTTGGAGATATCATTGCAGAATGTCGCTCGTTTGATGACAGCTTTGAAACCGTCGTTATAACTCCCGAAAAGCTTACTCAAGCCGGAGGAAGCCGGTACATAAAAGCCAGAAGACCTGATTTGTATAAAGATATTATTGGCAGGGATCATCTGCCTGAACAAAAAGTGGTTTGGCTTAATCGTAAAAATGATTAA
- a CDS encoding rhodanese-like domain-containing protein, which produces MRNLLIFCGIILTVYIVYRVYRYQTLEDGLDKLIKNGAIILDVRTEKEFETGHIDGSVNISLGTIRERYTELDSQKTYITVCSHGLRSVKVEHILKEKGFKKVYNGGAWSDLEKSLK; this is translated from the coding sequence ATGAGAAACTTATTAATTTTTTGCGGAATTATTCTTACGGTTTATATTGTGTATCGAGTGTATAGATATCAAACATTGGAGGATGGCTTAGATAAGCTGATTAAAAATGGAGCCATTATTTTAGATGTAAGAACAGAAAAGGAATTTGAAACGGGTCATATCGATGGATCTGTAAATATTTCATTAGGAACGATTAGAGAAAGATATACAGAACTTGATTCTCAAAAGACTTACATCACAGTCTGTTCGCATGGACTTAGAAGTGTGAAAGTAGAACATATTTTGAAAGAAAAAGGCTTTAAAAAAGTTTATAACGGGGGTGCCTGGAGTGATTTAGAAAAGAGCTTAAAGTAA
- a CDS encoding MFS transporter: MNYQNDLKINPDHQIIKSKKLPAALWALTISAFGIGTTEFVIVGLLPTVASDLNISIPSAGLLVSLYAIGVAIGAPILTALTGKVPRKTLLIAIMLLFVIGNGLASIAPGFITLVLARILTGFAHGVYFSIGSTIAASLVPEEKRATAISIMFAGLTLAIVTGVPLGTFIGQHFGWRATFIGVAILGIIGLVASMLLIPKNLQKGKTASLKQQLKVLTNKRLIFAFIMTAMGYGGTFVVFTYLSPILQEITGFKESVVTIILLVYGIAIALGNLIGGKIANKNPLKVLLWMFVAQGLVLLAFYFTVNSQILSIITLFFLGALSFATVSGLQLLVVQIAEKELPGTEDVASGINIAAFNIGIAIGSYSGGLIVTSALGIESTPWIGALFLLVTVLITMYSIRISKNKLK, encoded by the coding sequence ATGAATTATCAAAATGATCTTAAGATCAATCCTGATCATCAAATCATAAAAAGTAAAAAACTGCCCGCAGCACTTTGGGCATTAACGATAAGTGCTTTTGGGATAGGAACCACAGAATTCGTCATTGTAGGACTGCTTCCAACCGTTGCCAGTGATCTTAACATTTCAATTCCATCAGCTGGGCTTTTGGTAAGTTTATATGCCATCGGTGTTGCAATTGGTGCACCTATATTAACGGCATTAACAGGAAAAGTGCCGAGAAAAACCTTATTAATAGCCATCATGCTTCTTTTTGTGATCGGAAACGGTTTAGCTTCTATCGCTCCCGGATTTATCACTTTAGTGTTAGCTAGAATTTTAACAGGTTTTGCGCACGGTGTTTATTTCTCAATCGGTTCGACAATTGCAGCGTCCTTAGTTCCTGAAGAAAAAAGAGCCACAGCAATCTCCATTATGTTTGCGGGATTAACGTTAGCCATCGTTACAGGTGTTCCATTGGGGACTTTTATCGGTCAGCATTTTGGTTGGAGAGCAACCTTTATCGGGGTAGCTATTTTGGGAATAATCGGATTAGTGGCAAGTATGCTTTTGATTCCTAAAAATTTACAAAAAGGAAAAACAGCATCTTTGAAACAACAATTAAAAGTTTTAACCAATAAACGTTTGATTTTTGCTTTCATAATGACTGCAATGGGATATGGCGGAACTTTTGTGGTCTTTACCTATTTGTCACCAATTTTACAGGAGATTACAGGATTTAAAGAATCTGTTGTAACCATCATTTTATTGGTCTATGGAATTGCTATTGCTTTAGGAAATTTAATCGGCGGTAAAATAGCCAACAAAAACCCTTTGAAAGTATTACTTTGGATGTTTGTAGCGCAAGGCTTGGTTTTATTGGCATTTTATTTCACCGTAAACAGTCAGATTTTGAGTATCATTACGCTTTTCTTTTTAGGAGCATTATCATTTGCTACGGTTTCTGGATTACAGCTTTTGGTTGTACAAATCGCGGAAAAAGAATTACCGGGTACAGAAGATGTAGCTTCAGGAATTAATATTGCTGCATTTAATATCGGGATCGCTATTGGTTCTTATTCAGGAGGTTTGATTGTAACTTCAGCACTGGGAATAGAAAGTACACCTTGGATCGGAGCTTTGTTTCTTTTGGTAACTGTCTTAATAACAATGTACAGCATTCGTATTTCTAAAAATAAATTGAAGTAA
- a CDS encoding helix-turn-helix domain-containing protein, with amino-acid sequence MQISPPKHLASYIKHYIFLDNSEEDIKKLRLFTDGNTGLILSANINLQNLSGNQLPLSFFYGQLTLYKDLIANGSFSLIAVVFQPYFLNILLKISAKEVQNQIISVEDVLKNEMQIFQEKLFYKTDPKLIINDLNIYFTQFLSKIINSDYELIKATQQYIIENKGIITSKNLEHFTGYSERQIERKFQNYIGLSPKKYSNIARLHYFLSLMKINNNEENITGLSYKAGYADQSHLIKEFKNNIGLTPSEYLKTENKLAVNFIELLSQ; translated from the coding sequence ATGCAGATTTCCCCACCGAAACATTTAGCATCTTACATCAAGCATTATATTTTCTTGGATAATTCTGAGGAAGATATAAAGAAATTAAGGCTGTTTACTGATGGTAATACGGGACTTATTCTGTCTGCTAATATTAATCTGCAAAATCTTTCAGGAAATCAACTTCCGCTTTCTTTTTTCTACGGACAATTAACTCTGTATAAGGATCTTATTGCTAATGGTTCATTTTCCTTAATTGCTGTCGTATTTCAGCCTTATTTTCTAAATATTCTCCTCAAAATCTCAGCGAAAGAAGTCCAAAATCAAATTATTTCTGTTGAAGACGTTTTAAAAAATGAAATGCAGATTTTTCAGGAAAAGCTATTTTATAAAACTGATCCTAAGTTAATCATCAATGATCTGAATATTTATTTCACACAATTTTTATCTAAAATAATCAACTCCGATTATGAACTTATAAAAGCGACTCAACAGTATATTATTGAAAATAAAGGAATTATTACGTCTAAAAATCTGGAACATTTTACCGGATATTCTGAGCGCCAGATCGAAAGAAAATTTCAAAATTATATTGGATTATCTCCTAAAAAATATAGTAATATTGCGCGTCTTCACTACTTTTTAAGCTTAATGAAAATAAATAATAATGAAGAAAATATTACGGGTCTATCTTACAAGGCAGGTTATGCCGACCAATCTCATTTGATCAAAGAATTTAAAAATAATATTGGGCTCACACCAAGTGAATATTTAAAAACAGAAAATAAATTAGCGGTAAACTTTATAGAGCTTCTTTCACAGTAA
- a CDS encoding chloramphenicol acetyltransferase, whose product MKIIDVENWNRKEHFEFFSRMASPYFGFTTEVDCTKAFQKAKDEGHSFFASYLHKSMVAVNSVYELRLRILDGKVVEFDDIHAGTTIGRADGTFGFAFIHFSKDFDVFNAELQSEIEGVQNTTGIRMNNGELGKDLIRHSTIPWNSFSALLHPTPLDKTESVPKITFGKFSIRDGKKFLPVSIEAHHGLADGIHIARYLEEFQRQLDI is encoded by the coding sequence ATGAAGATTATCGATGTAGAAAACTGGAACAGAAAAGAACATTTCGAATTTTTCTCAAGAATGGCAAGTCCGTATTTTGGCTTTACAACGGAAGTAGACTGTACAAAAGCATTTCAAAAAGCGAAGGATGAAGGACATTCCTTTTTTGCCTCATACCTTCACAAATCGATGGTTGCTGTGAATTCTGTGTATGAATTAAGATTAAGAATTCTTGATGGCAAAGTTGTTGAATTTGATGATATTCATGCAGGAACAACCATCGGAAGGGCAGACGGAACTTTTGGTTTTGCGTTCATCCATTTTTCTAAAGATTTTGATGTTTTCAATGCCGAATTACAAAGCGAAATTGAAGGAGTGCAAAATACAACAGGAATCAGAATGAATAACGGAGAATTGGGCAAAGATTTGATCAGACATTCTACCATTCCATGGAATTCTTTCAGCGCTTTACTTCATCCGACTCCTTTGGATAAAACGGAATCTGTACCTAAAATTACTTTTGGGAAATTCAGTATCCGCGACGGTAAAAAATTCTTGCCTGTTTCTATTGAAGCACATCACGGTTTAGCAGACGGAATTCATATTGCAAGATATTTGGAGGAATTTCAAAGACAGCTTGACATTTAA
- a CDS encoding DapH/DapD/GlmU-related protein, with protein MYRKDILERLKSGEAIRPTDPEYFKINKIVNRTIILSQSLNNATDTEQIRHYLGEIIGTPIDESTIIFPPFHTNFGKFISIGKNVFINHACSFLDMGGIVIEDEVLIGPKVNLITENHPLDPNDRKALLTKPITIKRGAWIGANATILPGVTIGENSVVAASAVVSKDVPDNTVVGGVPAKFIKSIQHN; from the coding sequence ATGTACAGAAAAGATATTTTAGAAAGATTAAAATCAGGAGAAGCCATCCGTCCTACAGATCCGGAGTATTTTAAAATAAATAAGATCGTCAACAGAACTATCATACTTTCTCAATCACTCAATAATGCTACAGATACAGAACAAATCCGTCATTATTTGGGAGAAATTATTGGGACGCCTATTGATGAAAGCACAATTATATTTCCTCCATTTCATACCAATTTCGGGAAATTTATTAGCATCGGAAAAAATGTATTTATCAATCATGCCTGTTCATTTCTCGATATGGGCGGAATTGTGATAGAAGATGAGGTATTGATAGGTCCGAAAGTTAATCTCATCACAGAAAATCATCCTTTAGATCCTAACGACAGAAAAGCTTTACTCACAAAACCAATAACCATTAAACGCGGAGCCTGGATTGGTGCTAATGCAACAATTCTTCCGGGAGTAACCATCGGTGAAAATTCAGTGGTTGCAGCGAGTGCGGTGGTTTCAAAAGACGTTCCTGACAATACTGTGGTAGGCGGAGTTCCTGCAAAATTTATAAAATCAATTCAGCATAATTAA
- a CDS encoding pyridoxamine 5'-phosphate oxidase family protein gives MSTENLTHLEAIKKIKELSESAKICMFCTELETLPINSRPMGLQETDDEGNLWFISSDDSNKNFEIKEDRRVQLFFMNNGDYQYLSVFGKATVYKDKTTIEDKWSPMANAWFEEGKDDPKVSIIRVEPTETYYWDTKVGKLVSLFSFVAAAVTGKTTDNSDGVEGNAIV, from the coding sequence ATGTCAACAGAAAATCTTACACATCTAGAAGCAATTAAAAAAATCAAAGAACTGTCTGAAAGTGCAAAAATCTGTATGTTTTGTACAGAACTGGAAACTCTTCCGATCAATTCAAGACCAATGGGTTTACAGGAAACCGATGATGAAGGGAATCTCTGGTTCATCAGCAGTGATGACAGCAACAAGAATTTTGAAATAAAAGAAGATCGCAGAGTACAGTTGTTTTTTATGAATAATGGTGATTATCAATATCTTTCTGTATTTGGAAAAGCTACTGTTTACAAAGATAAAACGACGATCGAAGATAAATGGTCACCTATGGCTAATGCTTGGTTTGAAGAAGGAAAAGATGATCCCAAAGTTTCAATTATCCGTGTAGAGCCTACTGAAACCTATTATTGGGATACGAAAGTTGGAAAACTGGTAAGCCTTTTTAGTTTCGTAGCCGCAGCCGTTACAGGAAAAACGACTGATAATTCCGATGGCGTGGAAGGAAATGCAATTGTTTAA
- a CDS encoding Atu1372/SO_1960 family protein — protein sequence MAQDKAKVLVLIHSDNGGTYELAKEIAKGIESDKNATAIIKQVKTSQNQKLKNIPVATVEELPTYDGIAFGSPVYFGNISTGMSEFLSKTVNLWTNHSLEGMPATVFMSAGSGAGKELALQAFWNCLTVHGMVMVSNGIRGTEGINKTIPQGNTVLGVTSMASLKDVERPTKDERNLAELQGKNFAKVALALKGTFAKKAIVANEKPQDFNDILKQKNIVLPQVPKPAGNYKPFVRSGNLIFINQVALKDGKILNPGKLGVDVNEQQVKDATKATMLNVLSVLKEAVGGDLSKVKQCVQLTGIFNTKDDYTKHADLMNIASDLTVEVFGDKGKHARGTLGASSIPVNSSVEIQAIFEVE from the coding sequence ATGGCACAAGATAAAGCTAAAGTATTGGTTTTGATCCATTCAGACAATGGTGGCACCTACGAACTGGCAAAAGAAATCGCCAAAGGAATTGAAAGCGACAAAAACGCAACGGCAATTATAAAACAAGTAAAAACATCTCAAAATCAAAAATTAAAGAATATTCCAGTTGCAACGGTGGAGGAACTTCCAACTTACGACGGAATTGCTTTTGGTTCACCCGTTTATTTCGGAAACATCAGCACCGGAATGAGCGAATTTTTATCTAAAACAGTCAATCTTTGGACCAACCACTCATTGGAAGGAATGCCGGCAACGGTTTTCATGTCTGCAGGAAGTGGAGCAGGTAAAGAATTGGCTTTACAGGCTTTTTGGAATTGTCTTACCGTTCACGGAATGGTTATGGTTTCCAACGGAATTCGTGGAACAGAAGGAATTAATAAAACGATCCCTCAGGGAAATACGGTGTTGGGAGTTACCAGCATGGCTTCTTTGAAAGACGTTGAAAGACCTACAAAAGATGAAAGAAATCTTGCCGAACTTCAGGGAAAAAACTTCGCAAAAGTAGCTTTAGCTTTAAAGGGAACATTTGCTAAAAAAGCAATAGTTGCAAATGAAAAGCCTCAAGATTTTAATGATATTTTAAAACAAAAAAATATCGTTCTTCCTCAGGTTCCAAAACCTGCAGGAAATTATAAGCCATTTGTACGTTCAGGAAATCTGATTTTTATTAATCAGGTTGCTTTGAAAGACGGAAAAATTTTAAATCCCGGAAAATTAGGAGTTGATGTGAATGAACAACAGGTAAAAGATGCTACAAAAGCAACCATGCTGAATGTTTTATCTGTCTTGAAAGAAGCTGTTGGCGGAGATCTAAGCAAAGTAAAGCAATGTGTACAACTCACAGGAATTTTCAATACCAAAGATGATTATACGAAACATGCCGATTTGATGAATATCGCATCAGATCTTACCGTGGAGGTTTTTGGAGATAAAGGAAAACACGCGAGAGGAACATTAGGTGCTTCGTCTATTCCGGTAAATTCTTCTGTGGAAATACAGGCTATTTTTGAAGTCGAGTAG
- a CDS encoding helix-turn-helix transcriptional regulator, which yields MKNEKPELNLEDLNQKFLAQDEIIALAKENSPRLLNKFRLAYPDFFNKISSIQPNLKNSELIFCIYLKLNLTTKEIATYTYVTPKAIQNRKNRIRKKLNIPSELDIYKWFTDI from the coding sequence ATGAAAAACGAAAAACCTGAATTGAATTTAGAAGATTTAAATCAAAAATTTTTAGCACAAGACGAAATTATTGCATTAGCTAAAGAAAACTCTCCGCGTTTGTTGAATAAATTCAGATTAGCGTATCCTGATTTTTTCAACAAAATATCTTCGATACAGCCTAATCTTAAAAATTCGGAACTTATTTTTTGTATTTATTTAAAACTCAACCTAACGACCAAGGAAATTGCGACATATACCTATGTTACGCCAAAAGCAATTCAGAACAGAAAGAACAGAATAAGAAAAAAACTGAATATTCCTTCAGAATTAGATATTTATAAATGGTTTACAGATATATAA
- a CDS encoding MBL fold metallo-hydrolase codes for MKIIPLKEGNFSASKTKDFTLLTEENITDVKGIKMSVQPFLIITENDCILLDTGIGWKNEEGKTVISEILNRENIKPNQITKVLLSHLHKDHIDGMIKNTEDGFESNFPNAEIYIQKRELDFAMENKGSHSFDFDILEKLIQLPNIIWMNDDQGQITDEISFEVVGGHTPFMQVFWIKENDEIAFYGADDLPQESYLKYHVAYKSDFDGRKASELRQKWEKEATENHWKVLLYHDLDKAIVEF; via the coding sequence ATGAAAATCATACCATTAAAAGAAGGGAATTTTTCGGCCAGTAAAACGAAAGACTTTACACTTTTAACAGAAGAAAATATTACGGATGTTAAAGGAATAAAAATGTCTGTACAGCCTTTCCTTATCATTACTGAAAATGATTGTATCTTGTTAGATACAGGGATCGGATGGAAAAATGAAGAAGGTAAAACTGTTATCTCTGAGATTTTAAACCGAGAAAATATTAAACCGAATCAGATCACAAAAGTCCTTCTCTCCCATCTTCATAAAGATCATATTGACGGAATGATAAAAAATACTGAAGATGGTTTTGAGTCTAATTTTCCCAATGCAGAAATTTATATTCAAAAGCGTGAACTGGATTTTGCAATGGAAAATAAAGGCAGTCATTCCTTTGATTTTGACATCCTTGAAAAACTGATTCAATTGCCCAATATTATTTGGATGAATGACGATCAAGGACAGATCACGGATGAGATCTCTTTTGAAGTTGTTGGCGGTCATACCCCATTCATGCAAGTTTTTTGGATCAAAGAAAATGATGAAATCGCCTTTTACGGAGCGGATGATCTTCCACAGGAATCTTATCTAAAATATCATGTCGCTTACAAAAGTGATTTTGATGGCAGAAAAGCAAGTGAATTGAGACAAAAATGGGAAAAAGAAGCTACAGAAAACCATTGGAAAGTATTGCTTTACCATGATCTTGATAAAGCAATAGTAGAATTTTAA